Proteins encoded within one genomic window of Streptomyces profundus:
- the ybaK gene encoding Cys-tRNA(Pro) deacylase, whose protein sequence is MARKGRAGGAGGTPATVAASRAGVPFTVHRYAHDPAAPSYGAEAAEALGSDPARVLKTLVAEVDGALTVALVPVSASLSLKALAAAVGGKRAALADPAVAERGTGYVLGGISPLGQRRRLPTVLDASADAHPTVLVSAGRRGLEIELAPADLAALTAARVASIAR, encoded by the coding sequence ATGGCTCGGAAGGGCAGGGCGGGGGGCGCGGGCGGCACCCCGGCGACGGTGGCGGCGAGCCGCGCCGGCGTCCCGTTCACGGTGCACCGCTACGCGCACGATCCGGCGGCGCCCTCCTACGGCGCGGAGGCGGCCGAGGCGCTCGGCAGCGATCCGGCGCGGGTGTTGAAGACGCTGGTGGCCGAGGTGGACGGGGCCCTCACGGTGGCGCTGGTGCCCGTCTCGGCCTCGCTCTCGCTGAAGGCGCTGGCCGCGGCGGTCGGCGGCAAGCGGGCCGCCCTGGCGGATCCGGCGGTGGCCGAGCGCGGCACCGGCTATGTGCTCGGCGGCATCTCGCCGTTGGGCCAGCGCCGCCGGCTGCCCACGGTGTTGGACGCCTCGGCGGACGCGCATCCCACGGTGCTGGTCTCCGCCGGGCGCCGGGGTCTTGAGATCGAGCTGGCACCCGCGGACCTGGCGGCCCTCACGGCGGCCAGGGTGGCGTCCATCGCCCGCTGA
- a CDS encoding Rid family hydrolase, whose translation MTGQGEWERSLGSARAVAAGELVLVGGTLPPIAGSSALGDPYEQTRSALADAVAALEPFGLDASAVVRTRLYLAHARDGEDAARAHREFFGEIRPVSTVLVVGFPDSRVSVQVELDAYASGGA comes from the coding sequence ATGACGGGCCAGGGGGAGTGGGAGCGGAGCCTCGGCAGCGCGCGGGCGGTCGCCGCCGGCGAGCTGGTGCTGGTCGGCGGCACGCTGCCGCCCATAGCCGGCTCCTCGGCGCTGGGCGACCCGTACGAGCAGACCCGCTCGGCGCTGGCGGACGCGGTGGCCGCGCTTGAGCCCTTCGGCCTGGACGCGAGCGCGGTGGTGCGCACCCGCCTCTATCTCGCGCACGCCAGGGACGGCGAGGACGCCGCGCGGGCCCATCGGGAGTTCTTCGGGGAGATCCGCCCGGTCAGCACGGTCCTGGTGGTCGGCTTTCCCGACTCCCGGGTGTCCGTGCAGGTCGAGTTGGACGCGTACGCGTCGGGAGGTGCGTGA
- a CDS encoding histidinol-phosphate transaminase, with protein sequence MTRIDELPIRDELRGQSPYGAPQLEVPVRLNTNENPHPLPEALIQRVAERVAEAARTLNRYPDRDAMALRTELAAYLTRTTGHALKAAQVWAANGSNEVLQQLLQTFGGPGRTALGFDPSYSMHALIARSTGTGWFSGPRTPEFDIDTEAAVSVIAEHRPDVVFLCSPNNPTGTALTAPSILALHDAAQRARGGRGALVVVDEAYAEFGHRPSTLPLIEGRPRLVFTRTMSKAFGAAGLRLGYLAADRAVVDAVQLVRLPYHLSAVTQATALAALEFADTLLGCVEELKAERDRVVVELTALGVEVTPSDANFVQFGRFADARDVWRRLLDHGVLVRDNGVPGRLRATTGTRAENDAFLDAVRAVTKEINE encoded by the coding sequence GTGACCCGTATCGACGAGCTTCCCATCAGGGACGAACTGCGCGGCCAGAGCCCCTACGGCGCCCCCCAGCTGGAGGTGCCGGTCCGGCTCAACACCAACGAGAACCCGCATCCGCTCCCCGAGGCGCTGATCCAGCGCGTCGCCGAGCGGGTCGCCGAGGCCGCGCGCACCCTCAACCGCTACCCCGACCGGGACGCGATGGCGCTGCGCACCGAGCTGGCCGCCTATCTGACCCGCACCACGGGCCACGCCCTCAAGGCCGCCCAGGTGTGGGCCGCCAACGGCTCCAACGAGGTGCTCCAGCAGCTGCTCCAGACCTTCGGCGGCCCCGGGCGCACCGCGCTGGGCTTCGACCCGTCGTACTCCATGCACGCCCTGATCGCCCGGTCCACGGGCACCGGCTGGTTCTCGGGGCCGCGCACGCCGGAGTTCGACATCGACACCGAGGCCGCCGTCTCGGTCATCGCCGAGCACCGGCCCGACGTGGTCTTCCTCTGCTCGCCCAACAACCCGACGGGCACCGCCCTGACGGCCCCGAGCATCCTGGCGCTGCACGACGCCGCCCAGCGGGCCAGGGGCGGCCGTGGCGCGCTGGTGGTGGTGGACGAGGCATACGCCGAGTTCGGCCACCGCCCCTCGACCCTGCCGCTGATCGAGGGACGGCCGCGCCTGGTGTTCACCCGCACCATGTCCAAGGCGTTCGGCGCGGCCGGGCTGCGGCTCGGCTATCTCGCGGCGGACCGGGCCGTCGTCGACGCCGTCCAGCTGGTGCGGCTGCCCTACCACCTGTCGGCGGTCACCCAGGCCACCGCCCTCGCGGCGCTTGAGTTCGCCGACACGCTGCTCGGCTGTGTCGAGGAGCTGAAGGCCGAGCGGGATCGGGTGGTCGTCGAGCTGACGGCGCTCGGCGTCGAGGTCACCCCCTCGGACGCCAACTTCGTCCAGTTCGGCCGGTTCGCCGACGCGCGGGACGTGTGGCGTCGGCTGCTGGACCACGGGGTACTCGTGCGGGACAACGGCGTGCCAGGACGGTTGCGGGCCACCACGGGCACCAGGGCGGAGAACGACGCGTTCCTCGACGCGGTACGCGCAGTGACGAAGGAGATCAACGAATGA
- a CDS encoding LON peptidase substrate-binding domain-containing protein — protein MTTTRLPLFPLNTVLFPGLVLPLNVFEARYRALLRDLLDLPEGEPRPFGVIAIRDGHEVAPSALGLPDDAEPPAGAGAGFADDPMRSFFEVGCVADASTIRARQVPGEAEDATAADEEVTGYEVLATGTTRFRLLSVDAGGPYLTGEIEPLDEDAGEGAGALASGVLRAFRKYQKALAGANERTLAPAQELPDDPSVVSYLVAAATMLHTADKQRLLQAADTATRLAEELRLLRQETALISKLPSVPGAEYTIRPTSLN, from the coding sequence GTGACGACGACCCGCCTGCCACTGTTTCCCCTCAATACCGTGCTGTTTCCCGGGCTGGTGTTGCCGCTCAACGTCTTCGAGGCCAGATACCGAGCGCTGCTGCGGGATCTCCTCGACCTGCCGGAGGGCGAGCCCAGGCCGTTTGGTGTGATCGCGATCAGGGACGGGCACGAGGTGGCGCCCAGCGCCCTGGGCCTGCCGGACGACGCCGAGCCGCCGGCCGGCGCCGGCGCCGGCTTCGCCGACGACCCGATGCGTTCCTTCTTCGAGGTGGGCTGCGTCGCCGACGCCTCCACCATCAGGGCCAGGCAGGTCCCCGGGGAGGCGGAGGACGCCACGGCCGCCGACGAGGAGGTGACCGGCTACGAGGTGCTGGCCACCGGCACCACCAGGTTCCGGCTGCTCTCGGTCGACGCCGGCGGCCCCTATCTGACCGGCGAGATCGAGCCGCTCGACGAGGACGCGGGCGAGGGCGCGGGAGCGCTGGCGTCGGGGGTGCTCCGCGCCTTCCGGAAGTACCAGAAGGCGCTGGCCGGCGCCAACGAGCGCACCCTGGCCCCGGCCCAGGAGCTGCCCGACGACCCGTCGGTGGTCTCCTATCTGGTGGCCGCGGCGACCATGCTGCACACCGCGGACAAGCAGCGCCTGCTCCAGGCCGCCGACACCGCGACCCGCCTCGCCGAGGAGCTGCGGCTGCTGCGGCAGGAGACGGCGCTGATCAGCAAGCTGCCCTCGGTGCCGGGCGCCGAGTACACGATCAGGCCGACCAGCCTCAACTGA
- a CDS encoding DUF2567 domain-containing protein, translating into MDSPQPAPDPRSVASPRPAHDPWSQPADPPAAGPDWGREIRAGLLVAAPVALVTGVLLGALWAWRAPKIPLVLRGQDVLLANSEGQQAIAADGVFLLLALGVGAVAGVVTFLLRRSGGVAVVLGLALGAGVGAWLAWQLGMWLGPTDDVAGRVAELAQNEVFDAPLDLGARSVLFGLPFGALLTHLLCVAGFGPRDPAPRPAQTPPRWDTPAGPAAGS; encoded by the coding sequence GTGGACTCTCCCCAGCCAGCACCGGATCCCCGCTCCGTCGCTTCGCCCCGGCCGGCCCACGACCCGTGGTCCCAGCCCGCCGACCCGCCGGCCGCCGGCCCCGACTGGGGGCGCGAGATACGTGCGGGGCTGCTGGTCGCCGCCCCTGTGGCGCTGGTGACCGGGGTGCTGCTCGGCGCGCTGTGGGCCTGGCGGGCGCCCAAGATCCCGCTGGTCCTGCGCGGCCAGGACGTGCTGCTGGCCAACTCCGAGGGACAGCAGGCGATCGCGGCGGACGGCGTCTTCCTGCTGCTGGCCCTGGGCGTGGGCGCGGTCGCCGGGGTGGTCACCTTCCTGCTGCGCCGAAGCGGCGGGGTCGCCGTCGTGCTCGGTCTCGCGCTGGGCGCCGGGGTTGGCGCCTGGCTGGCGTGGCAGCTGGGCATGTGGCTCGGCCCCACCGACGATGTCGCCGGCCGGGTCGCCGAGCTGGCCCAGAACGAGGTCTTCGACGCGCCCCTCGATCTCGGCGCCAGAAGCGTGCTGTTCGGGCTGCCCTTCGGCGCGCTCCTCACCCATCTGCTCTGCGTCGCCGGCTTCGGCCCCCGGGACCCGGCGCCGCGACCGGCCCAGACACCGCCGCGCTGGGACACCCCGGCGGGCCCGGCGGCCGGCTCCTGA
- the priA gene encoding bifunctional 1-(5-phosphoribosyl)-5-((5-phosphoribosylamino)methylideneamino)imidazole-4-carboxamide isomerase/phosphoribosylanthranilate isomerase PriA: MTSATPSPPRTLELLPAVDVRDGQAVRLVHGESGSETSYGDPLAAALTWQRAGAEWLHLVDLDAAFGTGDNRARIAEVAAAMNLKVELSGGIRDDDTLAAALATGCTRVNLGTAALESPEWVAKAIAEHGDRIAVGLDVRGTTLRGRGWTRDGGDLYETLARLDSEGCARYVVTDINKDGTLQGPNLELLRDVCAATDRPVVASGGVSSLHDLTAIAGLVPEGVEGAIVGKALYARAFTLQEALETVASA, translated from the coding sequence GTGACCTCCGCAACCCCCTCCCCGCCGCGCACCCTTGAGCTGCTGCCGGCCGTCGACGTCCGCGACGGGCAGGCGGTCCGCCTGGTGCACGGCGAGTCCGGCAGCGAGACCTCCTACGGCGATCCGCTGGCCGCCGCGCTGACGTGGCAGCGGGCCGGCGCCGAGTGGCTGCACCTGGTCGATCTGGACGCGGCCTTCGGCACCGGCGACAACCGCGCCAGGATCGCCGAGGTGGCCGCCGCGATGAACCTCAAGGTGGAGCTGTCCGGCGGCATCCGCGACGACGACACGCTGGCCGCCGCCCTGGCCACCGGCTGCACCCGGGTCAACCTCGGCACCGCCGCGCTGGAGTCCCCCGAGTGGGTCGCCAAGGCCATCGCCGAGCACGGCGACCGGATCGCCGTCGGCCTGGACGTCCGTGGCACCACCCTGCGCGGCCGGGGCTGGACGCGGGACGGCGGCGACCTCTACGAGACGCTGGCCCGGCTCGACTCCGAGGGCTGCGCCCGCTATGTGGTCACCGACATCAACAAGGACGGGACGCTTCAGGGCCCCAACCTGGAGCTGCTGCGCGATGTCTGCGCCGCCACCGACCGGCCCGTGGTCGCCTCCGGCGGGGTCTCCTCGCTGCACGATCTGACGGCCATCGCCGGGCTGGTCCCCGAGGGGGTGGAGGGCGCCATCGTCGGAAAGGCCCTCTACGCCCGGGCGTTCACGCTTCAGGAGGCGCTGGAGACGGTGGCCTCGGCATGA
- the hisH gene encoding imidazole glycerol phosphate synthase subunit HisH translates to MARRKSVVVFDYGFGNVRSAERAVARAGAEVEISRDLDAALAADGLLVPGVGAFAACMAGLREARGDWAVERRLAGGRPVLGICVGMQILFSQGIEHGVRADGLDEWPGTVGPLKAEVVPHMGWNTVDVAEGSALFAGLPPDARYYFVHSYAVHDWELPPSASAAIAPPLVSWATHGDPFVAAVENGPLWATQFHPEKSGDAGARLLTNWIESL, encoded by the coding sequence ATGGCGAGACGCAAGTCCGTGGTGGTCTTCGACTACGGCTTCGGCAACGTCCGCTCCGCCGAGCGCGCCGTGGCCAGGGCCGGCGCCGAGGTGGAGATCAGCCGCGACCTGGACGCGGCGCTGGCCGCCGACGGCCTGTTGGTCCCGGGCGTCGGGGCGTTCGCCGCCTGCATGGCGGGGCTGCGCGAGGCCAGGGGCGACTGGGCGGTGGAACGCCGGCTCGCCGGCGGGCGCCCGGTGCTGGGCATCTGCGTCGGGATGCAGATCCTCTTCTCCCAGGGCATCGAACACGGCGTCCGGGCCGACGGGCTCGACGAGTGGCCCGGCACGGTCGGCCCGCTCAAGGCCGAGGTCGTCCCGCACATGGGGTGGAACACGGTGGATGTCGCCGAGGGCTCCGCGCTCTTCGCCGGCCTGCCGCCCGACGCGCGCTACTACTTCGTGCACTCCTACGCCGTCCACGACTGGGAGTTGCCGCCTTCGGCGAGCGCGGCCATCGCGCCGCCCCTGGTCAGCTGGGCGACCCACGGCGACCCCTTTGTCGCCGCCGTCGAGAACGGCCCCCTCTGGGCCACCCAGTTCCACCCGGAGAAGTCCGGCGACGCCGGCGCCCGCCTCCTCACCAACTGGATCGAGAGCCTGTGA
- the hisF gene encoding imidazole glycerol phosphate synthase subunit HisF has protein sequence MGVAVRVIPCLDVDAGRVVKGVNFENLRDAGDPVEMARIYDAEGADELTFLDITASSGDRETTYDVVRRTAEQVFIPLTVGGGVRTTDDVDRLLRAGADKVGVNTAAVARPELIREIAERFGRQVLVLSVDARRVRAGTETESGFEVTTHGGRRGTGIDAVDWAHRAAGLGAGEILLNSMDADGTRDGYDTELTAAVRERVAIPVIASGGAGRLADFPPAVEAGADAVLAASVFHFGDLRIGQVKETLREAGHPVR, from the coding sequence ATGGGCGTGGCGGTCAGGGTCATTCCCTGCCTGGACGTGGACGCCGGCCGGGTGGTCAAGGGCGTCAACTTCGAGAACCTCAGGGACGCGGGCGATCCGGTCGAGATGGCCAGGATCTACGACGCCGAGGGCGCCGACGAGCTGACGTTCCTGGACATCACCGCCTCCTCGGGCGATCGGGAGACCACCTACGACGTGGTGCGCCGCACCGCCGAGCAGGTCTTCATCCCGCTCACCGTGGGCGGCGGCGTGCGCACCACGGACGACGTGGACCGGCTGCTGCGGGCCGGCGCCGACAAGGTCGGCGTCAACACGGCGGCGGTGGCCCGCCCGGAGCTGATCCGGGAGATCGCGGAGCGCTTCGGCCGGCAGGTGCTGGTGCTCTCCGTCGACGCGCGCCGGGTGAGGGCCGGTACGGAGACGGAGTCGGGTTTCGAGGTCACCACGCACGGCGGCCGGCGCGGCACCGGGATCGACGCGGTCGACTGGGCGCACCGGGCGGCCGGTCTTGGCGCGGGCGAGATCCTGCTCAACTCGATGGACGCCGACGGCACCAGGGACGGCTATGACACCGAGCTGACGGCCGCGGTGCGGGAGCGGGTCGCCATACCGGTGATCGCCTCCGGCGGCGCCGGCCGGCTGGCCGACTTCCCGCCGGCCGTCGAGGCGGGCGCCGACGCGGTGTTGGCGGCCTCCGTCTTCCACTTCGGCGATCTGCGGATCGGGCAGGTCAAGGAGACGCTGCGCGAGGCCGGCCACCCCGTTCGCTGA
- the hisB gene encoding imidazoleglycerol-phosphate dehydratase HisB yields MSRVGRVERTTKETSVTVEIDLDGTGRVDVSTGVGFFDHMLDQLGRHGLFDLAVKTEGDLHIDSHHTIEDTALAIGAAFRQALGDKSGIVRFANASVPLDESLARVTVDLSGRPYLVHQEPAGMAPMIGSYDTTMTRHILESFVAQAQVALHVEVPYGRNAHHIVECQFKALARALRYASEIDPRQTGIPSTKGAL; encoded by the coding sequence ATGAGCCGCGTGGGTCGCGTGGAACGCACCACCAAGGAGACCTCGGTCACCGTCGAGATCGATCTGGACGGCACCGGCCGGGTCGATGTGTCCACCGGGGTCGGGTTCTTCGACCACATGTTGGACCAGCTCGGCCGGCACGGTCTGTTCGACCTGGCCGTCAAGACCGAGGGCGATCTGCACATCGACAGCCACCACACCATCGAGGACACCGCGCTGGCCATCGGCGCCGCGTTCCGGCAGGCGCTCGGCGACAAGAGCGGCATCGTCCGCTTCGCCAACGCCTCGGTGCCGCTGGACGAGTCCCTCGCCCGGGTCACGGTCGACCTGTCGGGGCGGCCCTATCTGGTGCACCAGGAGCCGGCGGGCATGGCGCCCATGATCGGCTCCTACGACACCACGATGACCCGCCACATCCTGGAGTCCTTCGTCGCCCAGGCGCAGGTCGCGCTGCATGTGGAGGTGCCCTACGGGCGCAACGCGCACCACATCGTGGAGTGCCAGTTCAAGGCGCTGGCCAGGGCGCTGCGCTACGCCAGCGAGATAGACCCGCGGCAGACCGGCATCCCGTCCACCAAGGGTGCCCTGTGA
- the hisD gene encoding histidinol dehydrogenase produces the protein MLNRIDLRAAASPAEAVDRALLPRAELDVEAALEKVRPICDDVHHRGTAALIDYARRFDGVRIERTRVPAEALARALAELDPAVRSALEESIRRARLVHREQRRDDHTVRVVPGGTVTERWIPVQRVGLYVPGGQAVYPSSVVMNVVPAQEAGVESLAVSSPPQRTPGQEWSDGLPHPTILAACALLGVEEVHAAGGAQAIAMFAHGTEECRPAKLVTGPGNIYVAAAKRLLKGVIGIDAEAGPTEIAVLADDTADPALVAADLISQAEHDELAAAVLVTPSVALADAVDAELRVQVAAAKHHQRITEALTGRQSCAVLVADIEQGLAVVDEYAAEHLEVQTEHAAEVAARVRNAGAIFVGPHAPVSLGDYCAGSNHVLPTGGCACHSSGLSVQSFLRGVHVVEYDREALAEVAQQVVTLAEAEDLPAHGSAVKARFAWKVPHRK, from the coding sequence GTGCTGAACCGAATCGATCTGCGCGCCGCCGCCTCGCCCGCCGAGGCCGTCGACCGCGCCCTGTTGCCCCGCGCCGAGCTGGACGTCGAGGCCGCCCTGGAGAAGGTGCGGCCCATCTGCGACGACGTACACCATCGCGGCACGGCGGCGCTGATCGACTACGCGCGGCGGTTCGACGGCGTGCGCATCGAGCGCACCCGAGTGCCGGCCGAGGCCCTCGCCAGGGCCCTGGCCGAGCTGGATCCCGCGGTGCGCTCGGCGCTTGAGGAGTCCATCCGCAGGGCCAGGCTGGTCCACCGGGAGCAGCGCCGCGACGACCACACCGTGCGGGTGGTCCCCGGCGGCACGGTCACGGAGCGCTGGATCCCCGTCCAGCGCGTCGGCCTCTACGTCCCCGGCGGCCAGGCGGTCTACCCGTCCTCCGTGGTGATGAACGTGGTCCCGGCCCAGGAGGCCGGCGTCGAGTCCCTCGCCGTCAGCTCCCCGCCGCAGCGCACCCCGGGGCAGGAGTGGAGCGACGGGCTGCCGCACCCCACGATCCTCGCCGCCTGCGCGCTGCTCGGCGTCGAGGAGGTGCACGCGGCGGGCGGTGCCCAGGCCATCGCGATGTTCGCCCACGGCACCGAGGAGTGCCGCCCGGCCAAGCTGGTCACGGGCCCCGGCAACATCTATGTCGCCGCCGCCAAGCGGCTGCTGAAGGGCGTCATCGGCATCGACGCCGAGGCGGGCCCCACCGAGATCGCCGTGCTGGCCGACGACACCGCCGACCCGGCGCTGGTCGCCGCCGACCTGATCAGCCAGGCCGAGCACGACGAGCTGGCCGCCGCCGTCCTGGTCACCCCCTCGGTCGCGCTGGCCGACGCGGTGGACGCCGAGCTGCGTGTGCAGGTCGCCGCCGCCAAGCACCACCAGCGGATCACCGAGGCGCTCACCGGACGGCAGTCCTGCGCGGTGCTGGTCGCCGACATCGAGCAGGGCCTCGCCGTGGTGGACGAGTACGCCGCCGAGCACCTGGAGGTGCAGACGGAGCACGCCGCCGAGGTCGCCGCCCGGGTGCGGAACGCCGGCGCCATCTTCGTCGGACCGCACGCCCCCGTCTCCCTGGGCGACTACTGCGCCGGCTCCAACCACGTGCTGCCCACCGGGGGCTGCGCCTGCCACTCCTCCGGCCTCTCCGTGCAGTCCTTCCTGCGCGGCGTCCATGTGGTCGAGTACGACCGCGAGGCCCTGGCCGAGGTCGCCCAACAGGTGGTGACGCTGGCCGAGGCGGAGGATCTGCCGGCCCACGGCTCGGCGGTCAAGGCACGTTTCGCATGGAAGGTCCCACACCGCAAGTGA
- a CDS encoding AraC family transcriptional regulator: MHSYDDLLRGVRTDVVAFRRTELSSPWTLRLTEGAPLTLCSPLRGEGWIHADGAEAPRRLGVNDVAIVRGPAPVLLTDRATGAAVPGISGASGDPRPPARTTLLVGTYRVWGRVARRLLAALPPLLVVPDESDDTCGPLMDLLGAQVSDPSPGQQAVLDRLLDWLLVCTLRDWFDQPEAVSGGLLRALGDDTVGPALRAMHAAPEKPWTLAALAVEAGVSRSTLAGRFSRLVGEPPLAYLTEWRMSLAAELLTDTEATVAAVARRVGYADAFGFSTAFKRFHGVSPSGYRDRAAAPAPA, from the coding sequence ATGCACTCGTACGACGATCTGCTCCGAGGTGTCCGCACGGATGTCGTCGCCTTCCGCCGCACGGAGCTGTCCTCCCCGTGGACGCTGCGCCTCACCGAGGGCGCGCCCCTGACGCTGTGCTCCCCGCTGCGCGGCGAGGGCTGGATCCACGCGGACGGCGCCGAGGCGCCGCGACGGCTCGGCGTCAACGACGTGGCGATCGTGCGCGGACCGGCACCCGTCCTGTTGACCGACCGGGCGACGGGCGCGGCGGTGCCGGGGATCTCAGGGGCCTCGGGGGATCCCCGACCGCCCGCGCGCACCACGCTGTTGGTCGGCACCTACCGGGTGTGGGGCCGCGTGGCCCGCCGGCTGCTGGCGGCGCTGCCCCCGCTGCTGGTGGTGCCGGACGAGAGCGACGACACGTGCGGTCCGCTGATGGACCTGTTGGGCGCGCAGGTCTCGGACCCCTCGCCCGGACAGCAGGCCGTGCTTGACCGGCTGCTCGACTGGCTGTTGGTCTGCACCCTGCGCGACTGGTTCGACCAGCCGGAGGCCGTCTCCGGCGGCCTGCTGCGGGCCCTCGGCGACGACACCGTGGGACCGGCGCTGCGCGCCATGCACGCGGCACCGGAGAAGCCCTGGACGCTGGCCGCGCTGGCCGTCGAGGCCGGGGTGTCCCGCAGCACGCTGGCCGGACGCTTCAGCCGGCTGGTGGGCGAGCCGCCGCTGGCCTACCTCACCGAGTGGCGGATGTCGCTGGCCGCCGAGCTGCTGACCGACACGGAGGCGACCGTCGCCGCCGTGGCCCGGCGGGTCGGCTACGCCGACGCGTTCGGGTTCAGCACCGCGTTCAAGCGGTTCCACGGGGTCAGCCCGAGCGGCTACCGCGACCGCGCCGCCGCGCCCGCACCGGCCTGA